CAATCCTTGGGCTAACGATACCCCTCGCGAGCCTCTTTGACTTCACGAGCAGGGGCGTCTTCTTCGGAATGGGCCTGAGTAACTTCATCGGGGCGTTGATAGCACTCGCCTGGTTCCTTCGCGGGAGCTGGATGAGCGCAATAATCGAGAAGAAGTCCAAAGGACTGAGAAAGCTTGGTAAGGTTAAACATTCGGAAGACTAATAAACCCTCCCTCCAAGGGCCAGCGGTGAGAACATGAAGGCCGAAAGGTGGGATGGCGTTTACTCCTTTGAGGACAGCCCCTTTTTGATGGAAATACTGACCGAACTGAGGGACGAGAGAACGGGGCCGATAGCATTCAGAAAGGGCCTCGTAAAGCTCGGTCGCTACATGGCCTACGAGCTGACGAAGACTATGGACGTCGAGAGAATTCCCGTGAAGACGTCCCTTGAGGAAACGGAAGGCGTAATCGTCAAGGACAGGCGCAACGTCGTCATAATAACCGTTCTTCGCGCAGCCATACCACTGATGGAGGGCCTCATCAAGGTCCTCGAACATGCGCGCGTCGGCATCATCTCCGCCTCCCGCGGAAAGGCGCCGAAGTTTGAGATTGAGATGAACTACGTTAAAATCCCAGAGATAAAACCTGAAGACACCGTTATCGTAGCCGACCCCATGATAGCGACTGGCTCAACGCTGATTAAGGTTCTCGACGAGGTCAAGCGCTACGGGAAGCCGAAGAGACTCGTTGTCCTTGGCGTTCTCGCCGCTCCAGAGGGGATAGAGAGAATAAAGGCAGAACACCCAGAGGTTGAAATATTCGTGGCAAAGGTTGACAGGGAGCTAAACGATAAAGGCTACATACTCCCCGGCTTAGGTGACGCCGGAGACAGGGCCTTTGGGGCACCGGTTAAACTTCAGTAAAGCCCTCCCCCTTCTTCCCTTAGTTTCTCCCTCTCCTTCTCGAGTTTCTTTTCGTCCTCAAAGAGCTTGGCCCTGTTTATAAAGGAAACCCTGCTGATGAGTTGAAGGGCGGTGTTCATAAATTTACCAGCGAAGGCACCGATGATAGACGCGACCACGAGCAGACCAACGAAAAAGCCCGCCTCCCCCCAGCTGTATCTACCGAGGGTGTGAAGGGAGTAACCCAGGGCCCCGAGGATAAAGGCGAAGACACCCCCAACGAGAACAACGAGGAGAACCTTGTAGCCATAGCGCTCCATGAACAGCGCGAAGTCCACCTTCATCACCGATTTAACTTCTTCAAAAGAAAGTATTTACGCCTTTCGGTCGGGTCGGCCAGTGCCAGTCTCATCACACATCAGACCGGTAAACGCTCGTCATCCCCCTTCAAATTTTCCCATGTCTTTTTAAACCCACCGACTAACAGGAGACGGCCGATGACGAGCGTTAGCCACGCTGACGATGATGAAAAGAGGGTTAGCCGAGGCCACTTTTTGAAACGAACCCCAGGAACTTCCTTAAAAACTCCATCCCGGCTTTGTTGTTAACGGCCTCCGGGTGGATTGAGAGGAAAAACGTCCAGTTCGTGTTCTCATAGGAGCTTTCGGCACTCGTGAGCTCGTATGGAAGAAGCAACGTGGGGGTATACCACGTGTATTCGTGGTTGTAGATGGGCTTAGTAGTTCCGTTCGGAAAGTAGATGAAATTCTCCCCAAGGACCGTGATATTGTGCTCAAGGAGAACATCCAGGGCTGGCCTTGAAAGGGAATACCTTGGGGCTATGAAGTACTTTGGCGTGAGGTTGAGATAGGAAAGGGCCCTTAAGCCCAGTTCGAGCTTCTTCTCGGCGACACTTGCGTTGCAGTTGAACTCATCTCCAATATGGGTGTATCCATGTAGCTCAATATGGTAACCCTCACGCTTTAACTCCCTGAGAAAGTCCATAAAAGTGCTGTACTTCCACATCGGCATCATTCCGCCGTGGTCAGGGATAACGAAGAGGTAAGTTCTGTTTTGAAGACCGTACTCATTTATAACGGCAGTTATGTTCCCCAGCTGTGGAAGATAAGCAGGGCTGACGTCGTGGACGAGTATGGCAAAACGCCCAAAGGGTTGAATATAGGCCGGACTCGACAGGGAACTTGAGGATAAGAAAACCAAGAGAAATATGACGAACACGAGCAGTCTCTTCATCGGGGAAAGATTGGAAAAAAGCGTAAAAACCTTTCTAGAGGTGCCTCCTCAGGAAGTCACCGACCTTCGCTTTCCACTCCTCGGGGTGAAACTTCAGCGTTCTGACGTGGGGCGAATCAGTGACCCAGAGCTCCACGTTCGGGTTCACCTTTTTGTTCCTCTCATAGAACTCTTTGACCTCATCAACCTTCACGAGGGGGTCCTTTTCACCCGCTATGAGGAGGAGAGGTTTTCTGATTTTTTCAGCGTAGGCTAGCATGTTGAGCTCCTTCGCACCGCTGAAAAGCTTTGTGAAGGGCTTGACAAAGGCGTAGAGCCACTCCGGGAGGTTGGCAAAGTATTTCAAACCGCGCGCACCCGTTCTATCAAGATAAATCGGCGGTGAATCCGCGACGCCGCAGGTAACTCGCTCGTCCTCAGCGAGGGCCCTTATCGTTACCACCGCACCCATTGAAAAGCCAACCAAACCTATTTTTCCGGCCTTCTCCGGGTGGTTCTTTTCCAGCCAGTCCACGGCAGAGATAACGTCAACGAGTTCCCTCTCTCCAACTGTGGTGTAGTTACCCTCGCTCTTCCCGTGGGCACGGAAATCAAAGACGAGAACGCTGTAGCCTTCCCTGAGTAGGAACTCAGTGGTCTGTTTCATGTAGACTTCATCCCACCTGCTCCTCGTATAGCCGTGCAAAGGAATAACCGTCGAGTCCTTCTCGTTGGGAACCCACCAGGCGCTGAGCTTAAGCCCGTCCCTTGTTTCGATGGTAACGTCTTCATATTTGTAGCCAAAGTCTTCCGGCGTCCAGTTCTTGATAAAGCGTGGTGGTTTGACCAGTTTGTAGGCAATAAAGGCAGAAAAAGCTATGAAGAGCAGAAATAGAAAAATTAAAACTTCAACCAACACCGGGTCATACCCCCACTTCCGTTTCTTCAATGTCTTCTATATCGGGCTTGTCTTCAGAGACAACATCGAGGTTCTTCATTCCCCAAATAAGGGGCAGGGCAATTATTACAAATATGGCACCAACGGGGAAAAGGACTCTATAATTACCTCCCGCAAGCTGAACTATTGCACCACCGACCAGACCGGCTATCAGTATCGGGAAGGATTTTGTTGCCTCAAAGAAGCCGTAATAGCGGCCGTTAAATGCTTCACGCTCGTACTTAGTGAGAAGGTCACCAATGACAGGCCAGGATGTAGCCATCAACATTCCCCAACCTATTCCGGCTATTCCAATCAAAGCCGTTATCTGTACTTTGGTGTAAACAAACCAGCCCGCGAGGAAGGGCACCAAGAAGATTATTCCCCCGAGAACAATGGACTTCCTCCTGCCCATTCTGTCGTAGAGTACTCCCCCAACAACGGCACCTACAAGTACAAGGACATTGAAAAGAGCCATTATTGCGTTTCCAAGGGCAGTGACATCCTTTGTTCCAAGAACTGATTCGAGGATTCCAAAGAGGAAGACAGCCACGAACTCGAAGCTCATCCACCATAGTATTTGAGCCGAATAGAACTTCAAGAAGTCTTTGTCGGAAACTATTGAACGGAGATACGCTGTAAGGCCCTCTTCCGGCATTTCCTCGGGTAAGGTGGGTTCTCTAACCTTCATATAGACGACGAGCGCTGAGAGCATCAGGAATCCAGAGACAACAGCAAAGGGAACCCACATGTATCCTGCCTGTATTAGGGCGTTTATTTCGTTTTTAATGTTTGTTTTCTTGGTTGCCTCAATTATTAAAAATGCTAAGCTTCCAAACAGGAAGAGGTTACCCGCCCACTCAAAGAGCGTTATTATACCGCTCGCCCTTCCGCGCTCGCCACTTGGGATAACATCCGGCATCAGTGAACGGTACTGGGCAACGTAGAAGTACATGGCGAAGTAGAACAGCGCGAGCATCGCTGCAAAAGCCAGCAATGGAACCTTTGCTATGTAGCTGAAGTAAACACCAAGGACTACAAAGCCAGCAAAGATACCACCAGCAAGAATAAAGGGCGTTCTCCGTCCCCTGCCAAAACGGCTCTTGTCACTGTAGTATCCCATTAGAATTGGAACAAAGATTCCCATCAGCCCTTGAAGTGAAAGCACAGCACCAATCACAAAGGCGGAATTGGTGTACTCATTCTGAAGCAACTTAAAGGAAAGTCCCTTGTTTAGGGCCCATCCTGTACTCATACTAAAGCCCAAGAGGGCCAGTCCCAAAACGGTTCCCCAGCTAAATTCCCGTTTCATATCCCTCCCCTCCATTTGAGGCCGAAGGCATTTTCATTATTCCAGCACAGATTCAACATTCATACCCCTTTTTCATTCGTAGAACATATTGATACGATGGTGCCATAGGGCTTTTAAGGGTTGTGAGTTCATTTTTGGGCGGTAGTAAAGATGACAATTCCGAACACTGAGAGAAACTTCATGCTATTAGGTCACAGAGGGTTTCGAGGTGTCTTGGAGAACACCCTACCCGCGTTCAGGAGGGCTCTCAAATACGCTGATGGAATAGA
This portion of the Thermococcus sp. genome encodes:
- the upp gene encoding uracil phosphoribosyltransferase encodes the protein MKAERWDGVYSFEDSPFLMEILTELRDERTGPIAFRKGLVKLGRYMAYELTKTMDVERIPVKTSLEETEGVIVKDRRNVVIITVLRAAIPLMEGLIKVLEHARVGIISASRGKAPKFEIEMNYVKIPEIKPEDTVIVADPMIATGSTLIKVLDEVKRYGKPKRLVVLGVLAAPEGIERIKAEHPEVEIFVAKVDRELNDKGYILPGLGDAGDRAFGAPVKLQ
- a CDS encoding alpha/beta fold hydrolase, which gives rise to MLVEVLIFLFLLFIAFSAFIAYKLVKPPRFIKNWTPEDFGYKYEDVTIETRDGLKLSAWWVPNEKDSTVIPLHGYTRSRWDEVYMKQTTEFLLREGYSVLVFDFRAHGKSEGNYTTVGERELVDVISAVDWLEKNHPEKAGKIGLVGFSMGAVVTIRALAEDERVTCGVADSPPIYLDRTGARGLKYFANLPEWLYAFVKPFTKLFSGAKELNMLAYAEKIRKPLLLIAGEKDPLVKVDEVKEFYERNKKVNPNVELWVTDSPHVRTLKFHPEEWKAKVGDFLRRHL
- a CDS encoding DUF2334 domain-containing protein; the protein is MKRLLVFVIFLLVFLSSSSLSSPAYIQPFGRFAILVHDVSPAYLPQLGNITAVINEYGLQNRTYLFVIPDHGGMMPMWKYSTFMDFLRELKREGYHIELHGYTHIGDEFNCNASVAEKKLELGLRALSYLNLTPKYFIAPRYSLSRPALDVLLEHNITVLGENFIYFPNGTTKPIYNHEYTWYTPTLLLPYELTSAESSYENTNWTFFLSIHPEAVNNKAGMEFLRKFLGFVSKSGLG
- a CDS encoding MFS transporter — its product is MKREFSWGTVLGLALLGFSMSTGWALNKGLSFKLLQNEYTNSAFVIGAVLSLQGLMGIFVPILMGYYSDKSRFGRGRRTPFILAGGIFAGFVVLGVYFSYIAKVPLLAFAAMLALFYFAMYFYVAQYRSLMPDVIPSGERGRASGIITLFEWAGNLFLFGSLAFLIIEATKKTNIKNEINALIQAGYMWVPFAVVSGFLMLSALVVYMKVREPTLPEEMPEEGLTAYLRSIVSDKDFLKFYSAQILWWMSFEFVAVFLFGILESVLGTKDVTALGNAIMALFNVLVLVGAVVGGVLYDRMGRRKSIVLGGIIFLVPFLAGWFVYTKVQITALIGIAGIGWGMLMATSWPVIGDLLTKYEREAFNGRYYGFFEATKSFPILIAGLVGGAIVQLAGGNYRVLFPVGAIFVIIALPLIWGMKNLDVVSEDKPDIEDIEETEVGV